The window GGAGCCTGAGACCAAAACTTTACTAAAATTGCTGGCTTACGTGCCTTCTCTAGTCTATCAATTGTTTGACTTTGTCATGGCATTATACGAGTGCAGGAGGAAGAATCCCATGAGATTATCTCAATACAAACTTTCATGAATTTAACGTTGTATATACGAACATCAATTTTGTATGTCAGTAAATGGATTTCATCGCGGATGGTATTGTCACATCTAATTCAATCTCTTCTTAAGTGACTTAAATTCTCTAGATACTTTGTTACAGTATCCTGAAAATTCCATTAGACAGCTTATGACCATGGTTAACTTAATTTTGCATGCTTAGAATTGTGAAACAAAGCATCTTCTATTCTCGATTGGAGAACTTTGATGAAGATCTTTGTCTTCATTTTATAGATGTTGGGTCAACCTTATGGAAACACTATATTGGGAAGACCATTCACTATTTTTTGAAGCTCAATCTCTTTCCCAAATGAATCGTGTGGCCAAGAGAAACCATGAACCAAAATAGAATAGGTTGCTCCACTCATGAATAAATATTTCATAGTAGCATCATTAGACCATACATCCTTTTTAACATCGCTAGTTTATGCTCTGATCCGAGTAATATGAGGCATCTAGAATCCCGTGTGAATCAGCAAGGATCACCTCATAAGGTTTAAATACTCCAATACAAATTCAATTCTGTTTTGTTGAAACCAAGTTTAAACATGTGGAATACACAGCGTAAAAGGCAGAATTATCACAATGACAACCTTTTTTATGTTACAAGTATACTCTTGAATGAAATTGGAACCCCCCACCCACATGAAACAACGACGAATAACAATTACAGAACCAAGAACAAATTTTACCGTGGGTTTGTATGCATGAATCGCCACACGGACCTAGTAATAACCCTATAACGCAAAATCAAGTTGAACGACCTTATTACGCCTTTACAAGTTCCAGCCACCACCGTGGCCAAAGTCGTGAGAGCTCCATCCACGCCTTCAAGGCTCTACGCCGAGGCGGCGAGTTTCTGGGCCAGGCCCACGAGGGCCCGTGGGCGCAAGTACACACGGAGCCCGTCCTTCATGAACATGGTGAGCGACATCTTCTGCTCCACCCGGTGGCCGGGGACCGGCGACAACGCATAGCGGAGGAGCACCGCCGACGCCACCGACTTCATCTGCAGGTAAGCGAGGTCCTTCCCGAGGCAAGTCCTGGGCCCTGCGTTGAAGGCTACGAACTTGTAACTATCCTTGGGCGGCTCGAACCGGTCGCCCTCCGGCGACAACCACCTCTCCGGCTTGAACTCCATGCAATCCTCACCCCATATGGTCTTCATCCTCCCGATCGAATATATCGAGTACGTCACTGTTGACCCAGCAGGCACAAACGTGCCGTCTGGTAAGACGTCGTCGGAGACCACGTACTTGAAATCTTCGGGCACGGAAGGATACAGTCTCAGAGTCTCGGCCAATGCAGATTTCAGATATATCAACCTGCAAGGTGAAAAATTTAGAGGAATTGTTTCTACAAGATAAACTGGGTGAAGTAAACTAATCGCAATTGAGAAATTATGCAAAGACTCTTGTGTTCTTGTGTGTGTAATATCTCCAGACATGAGAAGTAGGCTTAACCTCAATTTGAGATGATAGATTTACCGTGAAGATAGACTCATATTACATAAATGATGTCATCAATGGCATAAATAGAATATGCAATAGTCTTTTGTTTTGGGGTTAAAATATAGTTATCCTATAATATTAAAACCAATTTACTAATATAACATATGAAATGACATGATGGATTGTAAATTATTTCTTCTATGCGTAAACTTGATGTATTAAACATATAATAAGAATATCACAATCATTATGTTCCATTGAATAAATCAATCTTCGTACGCTTTCGTTATTCTTTGTTTGTGCCGTTGCCCTTATTAGGTTTTTTATTTCGTATTATAAAGTTTCTTCCATGAATTCATTATCTACCTGTCTGCCTCATCGAAGGACAGCGGGTCCTCCACCCACTTCGCCGGGTCGTCACCGCGTGTCTCCCGGAGCACCGTTGAGATCTCCCGGATGATCTTCTCCTCCACGTCGGGGTTGTTCATCACCAGCCAGAAGAACCAGCTGAGGGCGACCGAGGACGTGTCGCGCCCGGCGAGGACGAAGTTGAGCGCGATGCGCTGGAGGACGGATATGGGGAAGAGGTTCCCGTCCACGTCGCGCTTCTTCAAAAACCTCGACAGGAGATCATCGGACGGAGCCTCTTTCCTCGCGTCGATGGCGTCATTCATGTAATTCTCGACGACCTCGAGGCTCCTCTTTAGCCTCTTCTCCGAGCCGAGCCCgaagatcttcttcaacctccataGGAAGCTCGGGTATAGCAACCTCTGGAGCGTCGCCTCAGTGGCGGTGTCGAAGGCCATGGCGAAGTGGTTCTCGGGCATTGCCGGGGACAAAGTCTCTGGGTCTTTGCCGAACGTGAGTCCGCATATGTTGTCGAACGTCAAACGAAGCAACAGATCTTGCAAGTCCACCGAGGTTTTACCCCGAGCAGCTTTGTCCAAAATCGTCCAAAGGCGTGACTTAATGGTCCGGCTAACCCACCGGGCCATGGCCTGCCTGAGCGTCCGGGTCGTGAACTCGAGAGCCGCCGTCTTCCGCTGGATCAGCCACGTGTCTCCATCGCTGTTAAAGATCCCCTGGCCTAGCAAGTCGTGGAAGGCAGCCTGCCACTCGGGGCCCTTGGGGTAGTTGTCGAACCGGGTCCGGAGCACGTGCTCGATGTTCTTGGGGTGGCACGTTACGGTGTAGAACCCCTCCCGGCGGGCCACGAAGGGGAGCGCAATCGTGCAGGTCTGGTATGTGGCGGCGCCGCCGGTGGCACGGAGGTTGCCGGCCATCCAGTCGTGGATGCGCCAGCGGTTTGCGAAAAGGGCGGGGAGGCTCCCCACGAGCGGCCACACCTTCGGGCCAGTCAGTGTTCGGGCCAGGAAGGAGAACCAGAGGAGGTATGCCGAAACAGCGGCCACCACACTGAAGAGAATGTGCAGGGTTTCCATGAGGGGACGTGATTGATCGAGAGCGGTGTGGGGTTAACTCAAGAGGAGATCAAATTAGAGAGGGATGACTAAAGCATATGTGCATGAAGTCTCGTAAttagagagtgagagagaaaagggTTAAACTAATCGTTATATATAAGGTGATCTCTGTTATGATATGATAggaaatggaaaatttaggaAGGAGTTGTTGAGACTTTCTTGACGTATCGGAACCAGGACGCACTCGGTTTCATGGCATTGCAGAGGCTTGAGAGTAAGCGTTGGAAGGATTAACAAGCAGTACTAGGAAAGAAAAACGTGTTAATTAAGTACAATctgtaaatgttttattaacGAGCGTTCTAGCATACTGGTGAAATATCTTTGATTTACAATAATTCGATTTTTAAGACATTATTGTGCATTAACATCAAGAGTGCAATCTGTATATGGGCTCTAATGATACTCATTAACAAAATCCATCTGTAGATTAGAAACTTAGAGCTTCTCTTAGTATACATGATTAGCAAACGTGCTTCCGACTgcatcaattttgtttttcctactCCTCTTTTCATGTGTTCACATTGACAATATCAATGTAATCTCTCTACTTTAAGGAGAAGAATTGTCTCAAGAGATCTGCAGTATCACTTTAAGGTTTTCTTCCCTCAAAATTTACTCTTCAATACTTTACATCATGCATAGAGTAATTATTGAATCTGTCCAACCTCTCTACGATGTGAAAAAGACTATAGTGAATTACTTTTTGAATCTGTTCAACCTCTCTAAGTATAATTCCCAATTTAGGTTTGATGGTGTATGGTAAGAATTTGTCCCCGAACTAGACTTGTTTATTGGTAATTACACATTCTTATGAACAATTCGACCCTCTTGCTTTAGAAGCAAAACTTTCTTGAATATATGTCCAACTCGAAACCAAATTAGAACCCCAAGTTACTTGTAAAAGCTGTAAATTTAACTTGCTAGGTCAATTCTCGTCTCTCACTACAGGGTCGGGTGTTTTTAAACCTTGTCCATCCAAATAGACATGCCCCTATCATTTAGTATGGTGTCGATCAAACGACTCAACGATAATCTCTTATGTGAGTGCTTACTTCATGGTGCGAGAGGAAACCAAGCCACCGACTCCAATGAAGCCTCTTCTTCTTAGATGGCGCACACAGTTATCTCCGATTCGATTTGGTAACAAAAACTATGGCCAGCGAGACAAAATATTGAGATATTGTCACTAGAAAATAAGAATCCTCCATACGCGCTGCGTTTGTCGTGTGGAAGACGAATTCTGGGGCTTGCCCCTTATGGCTGTCATGTGCTGCGTACCGACTctagtttttcccttttttcttctgcaATATCAAAATCATCGTTTGGTAGAAATCCGTTTACTATTGAACCAGCAATCAGCAGCTCTCAATGCTCTGCACCTTCTTCGAGTGAGAAGTAAGGTCGAGTATGCGTGCATGGGACTTTCTTGATCATGGGGTTAATCCAAAAAAGCAAGAATTCTTTCAGAATTGTTACCAATTCTCAGCAACCCCTGCTCTAGCTTTCTTCCCAAGAACCCAAGCGACGACCCTCGTTTCTTGTCACCCTTTCTGGCAAAAacttaagagagagagagagttttagtAGTTAGAGACGGTGTAACCACAAtgagaaattagggtttttttcttcaaacatggagaaaaagatgaaaagggtGTCAAGAAATCCAAATAATCAAGACCCACTTAGAAGGAGTTTGACCACTCTCGTGCAagtagtgagagagagagagagagagagaggatataTCGAAGCGTTAGAAGGTCACAAACGTCACCCTTCGCCCTTCCTTAGGCTAACCGCCATCTACAGCCCACCGTTTCCAATTTTTGGACTTCAATATTTAATGCttatttcccatcttcttcttaaATAACGGCATATAGAAGGTCCCAAAACTATGCTCAAGTCCGATCTATCATCAACGATAAAAATAACTTCTAATTCTCGAAACTTGAGGGAGAAAACCTCTCTCTAGTCTAGACTATAATTGACGCAAATGGAAGTGATTTTCAActacctcaaaaaaaaaaaaatcatgataaaGTTCATATTATTAAGTATGGACTATACCCAAATATCACTATGTCAATGAACATAAGCACCGATCACACGTCAAAAtaactataatttttttttctgtcaaagagataactataatgtgattagttcaattttcatgaattttatatTCTAAATTGCATCAAATTTTCAATCGCTATTCATTCTTGGCACCTTCAAAACTTTTTTCGTCATTTTTTTATGTACCACAATatttctaattatttcaaaagaaaggaCATCGAAGTGTGGAAATTGGTACTCCATGTGACATTTACTAAGACATTGATAAATTCCaaagaaaatcaccaaaaaagtcataaacctattatatttgtgccaactcgatcttaaactttttaattgtgttaatttagttctaaactttttaacgatttaccaatttagtatTTCCTATCAATTTTGGCGAGATATTACTAATGTTACAATCTAGTCAATACCAATTGTCCTCAATGCTAAGTGACACAACCGGTATTAATGttctttgaatttattatttttatttttatttttatttttattttcttcttttctttttctttcatttttttccttaacttTAGGCCGACAATCCTCGGCTGGTCTACGAGAGGGTGTCGGAACCATCGTTGACCACAAGTGAAGGCCTCCATGCCCTCACCAGCCATAGGTGAGGACCTCACGCACCCTCGtcagccacaagcaagggtgtcaagccctcgcccaaatccaggTGGGAGCCAACATCCTCACCCATGGCCAATGAGGACCACGGTGCCCTTGCTGACTTAGAgttaggaaaaataaagaaaaaaatctttgaaaattaaaaattttgtttatgtTAATGTCAGTCATGCCATGTAGGATAGTCAACAATAACTAGACCACCACGCCAATGTTTTTGGGcaaa of the Eucalyptus grandis isolate ANBG69807.140 chromosome 10, ASM1654582v1, whole genome shotgun sequence genome contains:
- the LOC104422403 gene encoding cytochrome P450 86A1 — protein: METLHILFSVVAAVSAYLLWFSFLARTLTGPKVWPLVGSLPALFANRWRIHDWMAGNLRATGGAATYQTCTIALPFVARREGFYTVTCHPKNIEHVLRTRFDNYPKGPEWQAAFHDLLGQGIFNSDGDTWLIQRKTAALEFTTRTLRQAMARWVSRTIKSRLWTILDKAARGKTSVDLQDLLLRLTFDNICGLTFGKDPETLSPAMPENHFAMAFDTATEATLQRLLYPSFLWRLKKIFGLGSEKRLKRSLEVVENYMNDAIDARKEAPSDDLLSRFLKKRDVDGNLFPISVLQRIALNFVLAGRDTSSVALSWFFWLVMNNPDVEEKIIREISTVLRETRGDDPAKWVEDPLSFDEADRLIYLKSALAETLRLYPSVPEDFKYVVSDDVLPDGTFVPAGSTVTYSIYSIGRMKTIWGEDCMEFKPERWLSPEGDRFEPPKDSYKFVAFNAGPRTCLGKDLAYLQMKSVASAVLLRYALSPVPGHRVEQKMSLTMFMKDGLRVYLRPRALVGLAQKLAASA